In Silene latifolia isolate original U9 population chromosome 3, ASM4854445v1, whole genome shotgun sequence, a single window of DNA contains:
- the LOC141647972 gene encoding UDP-D-apiose/UDP-D-xylose synthase 2 gives MANRVDLDGNPIKTMTICMIGAGGFIGSHLCEKLMSETPHTVLAVDVYNDKIKHLLEPSTNPWANRIQFHRINIKHDSRLEGLIKMSDLTINLAAICTPADYNTRPLDTIYSNFIDALPVVKYCSENNKRLIHFSTCEVYGKTIGSFLPKDSPLRQDPEYYVLKEDTSPCIFGSIEKQRWSYACAKQLIERLIYAEGAENGMEFTIVRPFNWIGPRMDFIPGIDGPSEGVPRVLACFSNNLLRREPLKLVDGGESQRTFIYIKDAIEAVLLMIENPARANGHIFNVGNPNNEVTVRQLAEMMTQVYSKVSGESAMETPTVDVSSKEFYGEGYDDSDKRIPDMTIINRQLGWNPKTSLWDLLESTLTYQHRTYAQAVKQAVSKPIAC, from the exons ATGGCGAACCGAGTAGATCTAGACGGTAACCCGATTAAGACGATGACGATATGCATGATTGGTGCGGGCGGTTTCATCGGGTCACACCTCTGCGAGAAACTCATGTCCGAAACGCCACATACTGTTCTCGCCGTCGATGTTTACAATGACAAGATTAAGCATCTTCTAGAACCTTCTACTAATCCATGGGCGAATCGCATTCAGTTTCATCGTATCAATATTAAGCATGATTCTCGTCTTGAAGGCCTCATCAAGATGTCAGATCTG ACGATCAATTTGGCGGCAATCTGTACTCCTGCTGACTACAACACACGTCCGCTTGACACTATATACAGCAACTTCATCGATGCACTTCCAGTG GTTAAATATTGCTCAGAGAACAACAAGCGCCTCATTCACTTTTCTACTTGTGAAGTGTATGGGAAAACCATTGGTAGCTTCCTTCCTAAGGATAGCCCTCTGCGTCAG GATCCTGAATATTATGTTCTTAAAGAAGATACTTCCCCCTGTATCTTTGGCTCCATTGAAAAGCAGAGGTGGTCTTATGCATGTGCCAAGCAGTTGATTGAGAGACTCATCTACG CCGAGGGTGCTGAAAATGGTATGGAGTTCACTATTGTCAGACCTTTTAACTGGATTGGCCCCAGGATGGATTTCATCCCTGGTATTGATGGTCCTAGTGAAGGTGTTCCAAGAGTTTTAGCTTGCTTCAGCAAT AACCTTTTGCGTCGTGAGCCTCTTAAGCTTGTGGATGGAGGTGAATCCCAGAGAACTTTTATATACATAAAGGATGCCATTGAGGCCGTGCTCTTGATGATC GAAAATCCAGCCAGAGCAAATGGTCACATCTTCAATGTTGGCAACCCTAACAATGAAGTCACTGTTCGACAGCTTGCTGAAATGATGACCCAG GTATACTCAAAAGTGAGTGGCGAGTCAGCCATGGAGACACCAACTGTTGATGTTAGCTCTAAAGAGTTTTACGGTGAAGGTTACGACGACAGTGATAAAAGAATTCCTGATATGACCATCATCAACAGACAGCTTG GATGGAACCCGAAGACATCTCTATGGGACTTGCTGGAATCAACCCTCACATACCAACATAGGACATATGCACAGGCTGTGAAGCAGGCCGTATCAAAGCCAATTGCATGTTGA